In Patescibacteria group bacterium, the following proteins share a genomic window:
- a CDS encoding HAD-IC family P-type ATPase: MKNLKELIKNGILWHNLELKKVLSLLDSNPNGLEEKEALYRQGIFGENVLPRKKKRGGLIIFLEQFKSPLIYILIIAGAISLLVRHFADAGVIFTALITNAVIGFIQENKINRSLEKLNDLIVASALVIRAGKNKKVLSKDLVPGDIIYLLAGRSVPADCRILEGDDLEINEAILTGEAIPAPKETEIVEVGKELGGRSSMAYMGTVITKGSGMGIVIATGEDTEIGKIASLTRSVPEEKTPLQTKLLHFSNQLGIIILLLSGIIFFIGILSHYDLFQIFLTAIAIAVSSIPEGLPIAITVILTIGMQALLKRKSLVRRLAATETLGSVTVICADKTGTLTEGKMRIVNIIFPDQKAELVKGKWKHEDPELVFHALRIGLHANEAFCEGEAGGGIAKEVNALKIIGSPTDEAILAAPLQAGFNYFKEKEDYKRIKELPFTPERKFMASLNLVKRKDKFIKTGRVLFTKGAPEIILGYSKFFIKGGKISAIGKKDREDIFFEFKKLSSEGLRIIALAYKNVGDGEDADEISRLCDNLIFVGLVVLKDPLRSEARETIDICKKAGIRPVIITGDYKLTAIKIAKEAGIDIGENAVLEGRDLDLLDDDALKEKAGNINLYARVNPDHKLRIIKALKERGEIVAMAGDGVNDAPAIKAANIGIALGSGTDVVKEVADIVLLNDNFSIIVEAIKQGRIIFTNIQKVIVYLLSDSFSEMILIVGALLAGFPLPILPAQILWINIFNDSLPNFSLSFEKGEGEIMERAPRRPDKPILDRRMKVIIFAVGIIRDLLVLAIFYYLFNAYYNIDYVRTVIFAAVGVDSLFYIFSLRSLETPIWRMNPFSNRYLVASVFLSLGLLLSAIYFKPFQSFLSTVSLEWSVWPVIILSGLISIALIEIVKYYFNRKVIKI; the protein is encoded by the coding sequence ATGAAGAATCTAAAGGAGCTTATTAAGAACGGCATTTTGTGGCACAACCTCGAATTAAAAAAGGTTTTGTCTCTTCTTGACTCAAATCCTAACGGGCTGGAAGAAAAGGAGGCCCTCTATCGCCAGGGTATTTTCGGGGAGAATGTCCTTCCCAGAAAGAAAAAAAGAGGCGGGCTGATAATTTTTTTAGAGCAGTTCAAGAGCCCGTTAATTTATATTTTAATCATTGCCGGCGCGATTTCCCTTTTGGTCCGGCATTTTGCCGACGCCGGAGTAATTTTTACCGCCCTAATCACAAACGCAGTCATCGGGTTTATCCAGGAAAATAAAATTAACCGGTCATTGGAAAAGCTTAATGACCTGATAGTCGCAAGCGCCCTGGTAATAAGGGCAGGAAAGAATAAAAAAGTTCTGTCAAAAGATTTGGTGCCCGGCGATATCATATACCTTTTAGCCGGGCGGTCCGTTCCGGCTGACTGCCGAATACTTGAGGGCGATGACCTTGAAATTAATGAGGCGATTCTCACCGGCGAGGCAATTCCGGCGCCAAAGGAAACGGAGATTGTTGAGGTCGGAAAAGAATTGGGCGGCCGGAGTTCTATGGCTTATATGGGGACGGTTATTACTAAAGGCAGCGGCATGGGGATAGTAATAGCCACGGGGGAGGATACTGAAATTGGAAAAATCGCCAGCCTTACCCGGAGCGTGCCCGAAGAAAAAACCCCGCTCCAGACTAAACTCCTCCACTTTTCCAACCAGCTGGGAATAATCATCCTTTTACTTTCGGGAATTATTTTTTTTATCGGAATCCTTTCCCATTATGATCTTTTTCAAATATTCTTAACCGCCATTGCCATTGCCGTATCGTCTATCCCGGAAGGTTTGCCGATTGCCATAACTGTTATTTTGACCATCGGCATGCAGGCGCTCTTAAAAAGAAAATCATTAGTCCGGCGGCTGGCGGCCACGGAAACCCTCGGCTCGGTAACGGTAATCTGCGCCGACAAAACCGGAACTTTGACCGAAGGGAAGATGCGGATAGTAAATATAATTTTTCCCGACCAGAAAGCCGAACTAGTCAAAGGGAAATGGAAGCACGAAGATCCGGAACTGGTTTTTCACGCCCTGCGCATCGGCCTTCATGCCAACGAGGCTTTCTGCGAAGGGGAGGCGGGCGGCGGTATAGCCAAGGAAGTAAACGCTTTAAAAATTATCGGATCGCCGACCGATGAAGCGATTCTCGCGGCGCCGCTTCAGGCCGGCTTTAACTATTTCAAGGAGAAAGAGGATTATAAGCGGATTAAAGAGCTTCCCTTCACGCCGGAAAGAAAGTTCATGGCGTCGCTTAATTTAGTAAAAAGAAAGGATAAATTTATTAAAACCGGAAGAGTCCTGTTTACTAAAGGCGCGCCCGAAATAATCCTGGGCTATTCCAAATTTTTTATAAAGGGCGGAAAGATAAGCGCTATCGGAAAAAAAGACCGCGAGGACATTTTTTTTGAATTTAAAAAATTGTCTTCCGAAGGCTTAAGGATTATCGCGCTGGCCTATAAAAACGTCGGGGACGGGGAGGATGCCGATGAAATAAGCCGCCTTTGTGATAACCTGATTTTTGTCGGCTTGGTCGTCTTAAAAGATCCCTTGAGAAGCGAGGCCAGAGAAACTATTGATATCTGCAAAAAAGCCGGCATCCGCCCGGTGATAATAACCGGCGATTACAAACTGACAGCCATAAAGATTGCCAAAGAGGCGGGAATAGACATCGGAGAGAATGCGGTCTTGGAAGGCCGCGACCTTGATCTATTGGATGATGACGCTTTAAAGGAAAAGGCCGGAAATATTAATCTTTACGCCCGGGTTAATCCCGATCACAAGCTTCGGATAATCAAGGCTCTAAAGGAAAGGGGGGAAATAGTCGCCATGGCCGGAGACGGCGTTAATGACGCTCCGGCGATTAAAGCCGCCAATATCGGCATCGCTTTAGGTTCCGGGACCGACGTCGTAAAAGAGGTGGCCGATATTGTGCTTTTAAATGATAATTTTTCGATTATAGTAGAAGCGATAAAACAGGGGCGGATAATATTTACCAACATACAGAAAGTAATAGTCTATCTTCTATCCGACAGCTTTAGCGAGATGATATTAATTGTCGGCGCGCTCTTGGCCGGGTTTCCGCTTCCGATATTGCCGGCCCAGATTTTGTGGATAAATATTTTTAACGACAGCTTGCCCAATTTTTCCTTGTCTTTTGAAAAAGGCGAAGGAGAAATTATGGAAAGGGCTCCAAGGCGGCCGGATAAGCCGATTTTGGACCGGCGGATGAAAGTTATTATTTTTGCCGTCGGGATAATCCGCGATTTGCTGGTTTTAGCCATCTTTTACTATTTGTTCAATGCGTATTATAATATAGATTACGTCCGGACGGTAATTTTTGCCGCCGTGGGAGTTGATTCGTTGTTTTATATCTTCAGCTTAAGAAGCCTGGAAACCCCGATTTGGAGGATGAATCCGTTCAGCAACCGGTACCTGGTCGCTTCGGTTTTTTTAAGCCTGGGGCTTCTTCTTTCAGCCATTTATTTTAAGCCTTTTCAGTCCTTCCTCTCTACCGTAAGCCTTGAATGGTCGGTCTGGCCGGTAATAATTTTAAGCGGCCTAATAAGCATCGCGCTGATTGAAATAGTAAAATATTATTTTAACAGAAAAGTAATTAAAATATAA
- a CDS encoding NADP-dependent malic enzyme has translation MDLKAESLKLHKKYRGKIETKVKVPLKNRHDLALAYTPGVAQVCLAIRENRERSWELTNRANTVAIVTDGTAILGLGNIGPEAGMPVMEGKAAIFKSFADVDAVPLCISTCETEEIIKFCKDIEPSFGGINLEDISAPRCFEVVERLEKELSIPVFHDDQDGTAIVVLAALLNACRVTGKVMSNLKAVVNGAGAAGIAITRLILHAGVKDIILVDSVGTIYEGRADMNKYKQAIAKLTNKKKVAGRLEEAMRGADIFIGVSKANLVDQKMVKTMRPGPIIFAMANPNPEILPQDALAAGASIVGTGRSDFPNQVNNALVFPGIFRGLFDGRKKRVTVQMKLKAAQALAYSLKPHKNKILPLITEKKVVKVIAKAINS, from the coding sequence ATGGATTTAAAAGCCGAATCTTTAAAGCTTCATAAAAAGTACAGGGGGAAAATCGAGACTAAAGTTAAGGTGCCTTTAAAAAATAGACATGACCTGGCTTTGGCCTATACTCCCGGAGTGGCCCAGGTGTGCCTGGCTATAAGGGAAAATAGAGAACGGTCATGGGAATTAACCAACCGGGCTAACACCGTTGCCATAGTAACCGACGGAACGGCGATTTTAGGCTTGGGAAACATCGGGCCCGAGGCCGGGATGCCGGTTATGGAAGGCAAGGCGGCGATTTTTAAATCTTTCGCCGACGTTGACGCCGTGCCTTTATGCATCTCGACTTGCGAAACCGAGGAGATAATTAAATTCTGCAAGGATATTGAACCCAGCTTCGGCGGAATTAACTTAGAAGACATTTCCGCGCCCAGATGCTTTGAAGTTGTCGAACGCTTGGAAAAAGAGTTATCCATACCGGTATTCCATGACGACCAGGACGGGACCGCCATTGTTGTTTTGGCCGCCCTTTTAAATGCCTGCCGGGTAACCGGAAAGGTGATGAGTAATTTGAAAGCGGTCGTAAACGGCGCCGGCGCCGCCGGGATTGCGATAACCAGGCTGATTTTACACGCCGGAGTTAAAGATATTATTTTAGTCGACAGCGTGGGAACCATATATGAAGGCCGCGCGGACATGAATAAATACAAACAGGCAATTGCCAAATTGACCAACAAAAAAAAGGTTGCCGGCCGGCTGGAAGAAGCCATGCGCGGGGCAGATATTTTTATCGGCGTTTCCAAAGCTAACCTGGTCGACCAAAAAATGGTTAAGACCATGCGCCCGGGCCCGATAATATTCGCCATGGCCAACCCTAACCCTGAAATTCTGCCCCAAGACGCCTTAGCCGCCGGAGCTTCGATTGTCGGAACCGGACGTTCGGATTTTCCCAACCAGGTAAATAATGCTTTGGTTTTTCCGGGCATATTCCGCGGCCTTTTTGACGGAAGAAAAAAAAGAGTTACGGTTCAAATGAAACTGAAGGCCGCCCAGGCCCTGGCTTATTCATTAAAACCGCACAAGAATAAAATTTTGCCCTTGATCACCGAAAAGAAAGTGGTAAAAGTTATCGCTAAAGCCATCAACAGCTAA
- a CDS encoding metal-sensitive transcriptional regulator produces the protein MKEMPGKISREEQSRKVLDRISRLEGQIRGIRRMVGEKKECIDIITQISAIREAAAMLGIELLKDDFICHKIDANNSERYLKTLFKIN, from the coding sequence ATGAAAGAAATGCCCGGAAAAATTAGCCGTGAAGAGCAGTCCAGAAAAGTCCTTGACCGGATATCGCGCCTGGAAGGACAAATAAGGGGGATTCGCCGGATGGTCGGGGAAAAAAAGGAGTGTATTGATATTATAACCCAAATATCGGCCATTCGCGAGGCCGCGGCTATGCTTGGAATTGAGCTTTTAAAGGATGACTTCATTTGCCATAAAATTGACGCTAACAACAGCGAAAGGTATTTAAAAACTTTATTTAAAATAAATTAA
- the trxA gene encoding thioredoxin, translated as MPTPITLTNKNFEEEVIKSDLPVLVDFWAPWCGPCRMMASVLDELAARLDGKLKVAKLNVEEPDHQALAMEYMIQSIPNLKLFRSGKVAKDFIGFRPIEVLEPEVEEAVK; from the coding sequence ATGCCCACCCCGATAACCCTTACTAATAAAAACTTTGAAGAAGAGGTGATAAAATCCGATTTGCCGGTATTAGTGGACTTTTGGGCGCCCTGGTGCGGCCCCTGCCGGATGATGGCGTCGGTTTTGGATGAACTGGCCGCCCGCCTGGACGGCAAGCTTAAAGTGGCTAAATTAAATGTTGAGGAGCCGGATCACCAGGCCTTGGCTATGGAATACATGATCCAAAGCATCCCCAACCTCAAGCTTTTTCGAAGCGGAAAAGTTGCCAAAGATTTTATCGGCTTTAGGCCGATAGAAGTCTTGGAGCCTGAAGTTGAAGAGGCGGTAAAATAA